A genomic window from Brassica oleracea var. oleracea cultivar TO1000 chromosome C8, BOL, whole genome shotgun sequence includes:
- the LOC106311921 gene encoding auxin-induced protein 15A-like, producing MKNKFIKVCENKLKTMKSKSIVIPCTSSFCEGCCEKVAWGFKKENEAIPKDVPRGHLVVYVGDDHKRFVIKMSLLKHPIFKALLDQAQDAYDFSSDTSRLWIPCDENTFLDVVRCSGAPQHQRKCIGMYM from the coding sequence ATGAAGAACAAGTTCATAAAAGTATGTGAAAACAAATTGAAAACCATGAAGAGCAAATCCATAGTCATACCTTGTACTTCGTCTTTCTGTGAGGGTTGTTGCGAGAAGGTTGCTTGGGGGTTCAAGAAGGAAAATGAAGCCATACCTAAAGATGTTCCAAGAGGACATTTGGTAGTGTATGTGGGTGATGATCACAAGAGGTTTGTGATAAAGATGAGTTTGCTTAAACATCCAATCTTCAAGGCATTGCTTGATCAAGCTCAAGATGCTTATGATTTCAGTTCTGACACATCAAGATTATGGATTCCATGCGATGAAAACACTTTCCTCGATGTCGTCCGTTGCAGTGGCGCTCC